The sequence GAGGAGAGTCTGAGGACCTCGGCGAGGGTGGTCCTCGTTTCGTCGAAGTCGGACAGATTACGCAAGATTCTGGAGCGCCGGGTGTCATCCAGCGCGGCGAAGCGGGTGCGGAACGTGTCGAGATCGATTTCCGCGAGATGCTCCAAGGCCGTGTCGGATAGGAATTGCCGGATCTCCTGGTGCTGCTCGCCCCAGGTGTCCGCGAGTTCCAGTGCGCCGCGAGGCTCCAAGATCGAGAGAGTGATCAATAGGGATTTCAGAACGGAGGATTCGTATAGCGGAGGCGTTTTGATCTCGGTGGACAAATCGCGGAGGAAGGCCTTGGCCAGTTCCCGGTCCGTGCGAGCGAGTTGGCCGAAGATCATGCTCAAGGCGGTGCGGCCGTTGTCGCCGGGAGTGGCGGGATCGAGATCGCGGGCGAGGATATCGAGTTCTCCGGCGTTGAGATCCTTCAGGAGCCGTTCGATGTCGGCGCGGGCTTGCCAGTCGTCCCAGCGGAGCAGCTTGGCGGTGAACTCGGGGAGTTGTTTGCGGGCGGCGGTGAGCCGGGTGGTTTCCGGTGGGCGGACGATTGAAGGGGAGTTGGAAGCGAGGCGGGTCGGTGGTTCACGACGCTCCCGCTCGATGGTGCCGCGCCAATGTCCCGCGCCTGCCGCCGTGATAACGGCGAAGGTGGCAATGGCGAGGCGGGAGGTGGCTTTCATTGGAGGCCGGGGTCGGAGTCGAGAGAGAAGGGGTCGATAGCCGGATCGGGCTTGGGGGCCGGAGGCGGGGGCTCGGGCTTTCGTGGGTGAAGGACCTGGGGAAGAGGGGCGGCGCGTGCGTTGGCTTCCTGGCTACGGGTCTTTTGTTGGATCTCGGCGGCAGCGGCTTCGGCGGTGTGAGGCTCTTGTTTGAGCCACGCCAAGGTGGCGGGGCTGGGACGATCAGGATGCCCGGCGGGCAGGGTGGAGCGGAGGGAATTGAAGCCACGGCGTTCTTCCGAGGCCACGGCTGCCGGCGGGTTCAATTGTCCCCAGCGGTAGTAGAGCTGGGAGACGAGCATCTGAGCACCTGGCGCATCCGGGGTCTTTGCCACCGTTTCCAAGGCGGCTTTGACTCTGGCTTCGGAGTAGCCGGAGATGACCGTCCATTGATCGTGGGTATCCCCGGAGTGGGCGAGGGCCAGGGGAATGAAATCGCGATCCTCGGGAGGGCTGGTTTTGACCGGAGCAACCGCCGGTTGTTGGCTCTGGATCGAGAGAGACCGCTGGGATTCCGGTGAAGCGGCTGGAACGGGTGAAGATAGCGCCTGCCGGTAGCCGCACCATCCAGCGAGAGCCATCGCGGCGGAAAGGAGAAAACACTCGGCAGACCTAGGGAACATTCGTCATCAGATGACATCACCGCGGTGGCGGGTGTCAATGCGGACGATGGATAGGTCCTATAGGCTCCATAGGCCTGATAGGAGGGCTCTCACAACTGGTCCGCGATGGATTCCGCGAAGGGGGCGATCATGCTGTCGGTGTCGGACTTCAGCATGCGGGAGGAGTGGCGGAAATCGGGGGTGAAGACGGCGTTTTCGAGGGCCTTCACGGTGGCGGGATCGTTGGTGGAGAGGTTCAGCTCGCGGTTGATGCGCAGGCTGAGGGTGTCGAGGTTGGCGGAGCCGAAGGTGGCCCAGCCATCGGCGATCATCACCTTCATGTGGGTCATGCGCGGGTAGCGGTAGACCTTCACCCCGGCGGCCATCACCTCGCGGGCGGTGGCGGCATTGCCGGCGTCCATGATGGTGGAATCGCCGCGGCTCGGGAGGATGACGCGGACATCCACGCCGCGGCGGGCGGCGGCGATGAGTTCGTCCGCGATGTCATCGGCGGCAAAATAGGGGTTCTCGATCCAAATGCGCTTGCGGCTGGCGTTGATGGCGAGCCGGATGGCTTTCAGCACGTCGTAGGTGCCCTCGGAGGGATCGGTGCGGAGGATGCGGAAGGCGGGGCCGGTGCCGGGCTGGGTGGGGCGGTACCAGGCGGGCTTCCGGAACAGGGCGAGATCGCCAACGGGGCCGGCCTTCCGCCAGGCGCGGGTGAACTCGAGCTGGAGGGGTACGGCGATGGGGCCCTCGATGCGGACCATCAGGTCGTGCCACTCGGATTCGTATTCGCGGCCGAGGTTCATGCCGCCGAGGTAGGCGCGCTTGGCATCGAAGACCATGAGCTTGGTGTGATCGGAAACCAGCCAGGGATCGAGGATGCGGCGGACGCGGACCTTCGAGCCGTCCTTGAGGTAATCGTGGATGTTTCCCGGCGGGGAGAAACCGCGGGGGCCGGGGGTCTCCGGCGGGGCGGCCTGGGCGAAGGTGGTGCCGACGTCATCGAAGAGCACGCGCACGCGGGCGTCGTGCGAGCGGGCCTTGAGGGCATCGGCGCAGGCGATGGCGGTGTCGTCGTTGTCGAAGATGAACACCTGGACGTCGATCGTCTTCCTGGCCTGGGCGATCTCGCGGCGGAAGTCGGCGAAGAACGCGGGGCCGTCGACACGGAAGGTGGCCTTGCCGGGTTCGGCGCGGCGGAGGTGCTTGCGGTCCAGCAGGCGCTCGAATTCCGGGGTGCCGGGGACCTCGGGCGGCGGGGGATCGGCGAAGTCCGCGAGCGAGACGTTCGAGCGGAACATCGTGCGGATACGCTGGTAGGCCAAGGCGAAGCCGACCTTGGTGGTGGTGACCGGCTGGCGGACGGCGGAGATGGCGGTGGAACGGAGCAGCGTGAGGCCGATCTCGCGGCCGCTGTCGAGCGGGTCGGCGGCCTGGGGCTGGCGCTCGGAGGAGCGGCGGGCGTTCAGGCTGAAGCTGCCGCAGGACGCGAGCAGCAGGCCGGGAAGGATCAGGGTGCCCAGGTTCCGCGCGCGCGCCGCCGTGCTCATCATCGTGCCACCATGGCGCAGCGCGGGGGGATTGGCAAGGTGCGGACTATTGCTTGCGGAGCGCCTGTTAGCGTTGGAAACTCCGGGCATGGCGATTGAACACCACGTTTATTTCTGGCTGAAGGACGAGTACAAGGGCGAGGCCGAGCGCGCCGCGTTCGAGGCCGGCCTGGAGAAACTTTT comes from Luteolibacter sp. LG18 and encodes:
- a CDS encoding phosphatidylserine/phosphatidylglycerophosphate/cardiolipin synthase family protein encodes the protein MMSTAARARNLGTLILPGLLLASCGSFSLNARRSSERQPQAADPLDSGREIGLTLLRSTAISAVRQPVTTTKVGFALAYQRIRTMFRSNVSLADFADPPPPEVPGTPEFERLLDRKHLRRAEPGKATFRVDGPAFFADFRREIAQARKTIDVQVFIFDNDDTAIACADALKARSHDARVRVLFDDVGTTFAQAAPPETPGPRGFSPPGNIHDYLKDGSKVRVRRILDPWLVSDHTKLMVFDAKRAYLGGMNLGREYESEWHDLMVRIEGPIAVPLQLEFTRAWRKAGPVGDLALFRKPAWYRPTQPGTGPAFRILRTDPSEGTYDVLKAIRLAINASRKRIWIENPYFAADDIADELIAAARRGVDVRVILPSRGDSTIMDAGNAATAREVMAAGVKVYRYPRMTHMKVMIADGWATFGSANLDTLSLRINRELNLSTNDPATVKALENAVFTPDFRHSSRMLKSDTDSMIAPFAESIADQL